TGTTCGGTCTTGGATGTGATCCGTGCCAGTTCGGCCTCGATGGCAACCAGCCGATCGTAGCTCGATCCACCCACCTGCACGCCGGTCGACCCGGTCGTGTTCAGTTCCTGCTTGAGGCGCTGGATTTCCACGTAGAGCACCGACAGGTCCTGTCGGATATCCGCCAGCGTGCCCGGCGCCTGCTGTGCCAGCGCCGGGACCGCTGCTGCGGTGCATAGGATCAGGGCCAGACCGAATTGCCGCATATCAGCTGAGCGCCCCGGCCGAGATGATCGTCACTGCACGGCGGTTCTTGGCATAGCACGCCTCTTCCGAGCACAGTTCGATGGGGCGTTCCTTGCCATAGCTGATGAACTTCAGCCGGCTTGCCGGGATGCCCTGCGAAATCAGGTATTCCATGACCGCGTTGGCGCGGCGGGCGCCCAGGGCAAGGTTGTATTCCCGCGTGCCCTGTTCGTCGGCATGGCCTTCGATCACCGCCAGGTAATCGGAATTGGTGGTCAGCCAGCGCGCCTGCGCGTCCAGCGTGGTGCGGGCTTCCGGCGACAGCGTCGACTGGTCGACGGCGAACAGCACGCGGTCTCCGATGGCCTGCTGGAAATGCGCGACCGAAGTCGGGTCATCGACGCTGCCCGGCACAATGGCCGGCGCCTGGGAAAAGCCGCCGCCCGCGTTGGCATCCGCGTCGGCACCCCCGGCACCGAACCGATTGGGATTGGTGCAGGCCGCCGCGGCTACCAGCGCGATCAGCATGGCCGTTGTTCTGAGTTGTTTCATGTCTCTGTCCTGCTCGTTGTCGCGCGCAGGCTAACACGGTCTGCGCGCAGGGGGAATCACGTCTATTGGAGCGGTCCCCAACTGGGGTCCGAGGCACCTTCGGGGGTGCGTACCCGTTTGAGGTTGCGGCCCGAGATATCGACCGAGTAGAGCGCCGAGGCGCCCTGTGCGCCCTGGGTTTCGCGGGCGAACATGATGACGCGACCGTTGGGCGCCCAGGTCGGCCCCTCGTCCAGGAAGGATGCGGTCAGCAACCGTTCCTCGGACCCGTCGGTTCGCATGACACCGATATGGAAACGCCCGGCATGCTGCTTGGTGAAGGCGATCAGGTCGCCGCGCGGCGACCAGACCGGGGTTCCGTAGCGCCCTTCGCCAAAGCTAATGCGGGTCGGCTCTCCGCCGCCGGCGGGCATGATGTATAGCTGCTGGTTGCCCGACCGGTCCGACTCGAACACGATCTGGCGGCCGTCCGGCGAATAGCTGGGCGCGGTTTCGATAGAAGGCGCGGTGGTCAGCTGACGCGGCACGCCGCCATTGATGTCCATCGCCCAGATATCGGTGTTGGATCCCTGCGTCAGCGAGTAGATCACGGTGTTTCCGTCCGGCGAGAACCGCGGCGCAAAACTCATCAGCGCATCCGAATTCGTCGGCAGGACACGGCTTTGCACCGCGCCCACGTCCAGCACGTGCACCCTTGGAAAACCGGTGGCATAGCTGGTGTACAGCACACGGTTGCCCTGCAAGGAAAAGCGCGGGGCCAGCACGATGGCCGAGCTGTCGGTCAGGAACTGCACGTTGGCGCCGTCGTAGTCCATGATCGCCAGGCGTTTGGCTCGCTGGTTCTTGGGTCCGGTTTCCGACACGAAGACGACACGGCTGTCGAAATAGGCCGCTTCGCCGGTGATGCGGGCATAGACCTGGTCGGCCACCTTGTGGGCCAACCGACGCCAGCCGTCGCTGCCGGCGGCGAACTGCATCCCCTCGCCCAGCTGCGCGTCCGAGAACACGTCCCAGACCCGAAACTTGACGGTCACGCGCCCGCTGCTGTCGGTGGCAACGGCGCCCGTCACCAATGCCTGGGCGTTTATCGCCTTCCAGTCCGCGAACTGTACCGGGCTTTGAAAACTGGTGATGCGCGAGATATGCGCCTCGGCCGGGATCTCGCGAAACAGACCGGTGCCGGTCAGGTCCTCGGCGACGACGCGGGTGATCTGATCGGCGAATTGCTGCGCCTCGGGGTTTTCGGCGACAAAGACCGGCACCGCGAAAGGCAGCGGCTCGACCACGCCTTCGGTGATTTCCAGCCGAAGCGGACCGTTTTGCGCCATCCCCGCCGCGGCAAACAGCGTCGCGACGGCAAATCCAGCCGCCAGACTCGTGAAAAACTGCCTCATTCCTCGAACTCCCTCGGTCGGGCACCGGCCATGCGCGAAGCCCCGCCAGCGGTTTTGCTCAATATACAAAGGTTTTCCGCGCCCGAGAACACCCCGAACGGCCTATCGCGGCAAGGATTCGCCATTCCGATCATCTCAGACGCATTTCCGCGGGGTTGAACGTGATCTCGATCTGCCGCCATTGGTCGT
This sequence is a window from Thalassococcus arenae. Protein-coding genes within it:
- the pal gene encoding peptidoglycan-associated lipoprotein Pal, with amino-acid sequence MKQLRTTAMLIALVAAAACTNPNRFGAGGADADANAGGGFSQAPAIVPGSVDDPTSVAHFQQAIGDRVLFAVDQSTLSPEARTTLDAQARWLTTNSDYLAVIEGHADEQGTREYNLALGARRANAVMEYLISQGIPASRLKFISYGKERPIELCSEEACYAKNRRAVTIISAGALS
- the tolB gene encoding Tol-Pal system beta propeller repeat protein TolB, encoding MRQFFTSLAAGFAVATLFAAAGMAQNGPLRLEITEGVVEPLPFAVPVFVAENPEAQQFADQITRVVAEDLTGTGLFREIPAEAHISRITSFQSPVQFADWKAINAQALVTGAVATDSSGRVTVKFRVWDVFSDAQLGEGMQFAAGSDGWRRLAHKVADQVYARITGEAAYFDSRVVFVSETGPKNQRAKRLAIMDYDGANVQFLTDSSAIVLAPRFSLQGNRVLYTSYATGFPRVHVLDVGAVQSRVLPTNSDALMSFAPRFSPDGNTVIYSLTQGSNTDIWAMDINGGVPRQLTTAPSIETAPSYSPDGRQIVFESDRSGNQQLYIMPAGGGEPTRISFGEGRYGTPVWSPRGDLIAFTKQHAGRFHIGVMRTDGSEERLLTASFLDEGPTWAPNGRVIMFARETQGAQGASALYSVDISGRNLKRVRTPEGASDPSWGPLQ